A stretch of the Chitiniphilus purpureus genome encodes the following:
- a CDS encoding protein-L-isoaspartate O-methyltransferase family protein: MDWEHARYLLVEQQIRPWDVLDQRVLQRVLDVKREDFVPADKRNLAFVDTELPLGHGASMLSPKVEARLVQEVELKPTDRVLVVGAGTGYLMALAAGLCQVVYGVEIEPALKQLAEENLLRAGIKNAHVELGDGLRGLSAKAPFDAIIVTGSLAGMPAALQEQLAVGGRLIAVIGALPIMSATLYTRVDQAAWRSEKLFEYNLPRLVGQDVASAFSF, translated from the coding sequence ATGGATTGGGAACACGCCCGCTATCTTCTCGTTGAACAGCAGATCCGTCCGTGGGACGTGCTCGATCAACGGGTCCTGCAACGCGTGCTGGACGTGAAGCGCGAGGACTTCGTGCCGGCCGACAAACGCAACCTGGCCTTCGTCGACACCGAGCTGCCGCTGGGTCATGGCGCCTCCATGCTGTCGCCCAAGGTCGAGGCGCGCCTGGTGCAGGAAGTGGAACTCAAGCCCACCGACCGCGTGCTGGTGGTCGGCGCCGGTACCGGCTACCTGATGGCGCTGGCCGCCGGCTTGTGCCAGGTGGTCTACGGCGTGGAGATCGAGCCCGCATTGAAGCAGCTGGCCGAGGAAAACCTGCTGCGCGCCGGGATCAAGAATGCGCATGTCGAACTGGGTGACGGTCTGCGCGGGCTGTCCGCCAAGGCGCCGTTCGATGCCATCATCGTTACCGGCTCGCTCGCCGGCATGCCGGCCGCGCTGCAGGAGCAGCTTGCGGTCGGCGGCCGCCTGATCGCCGTCATCGGTGCGCTGCCGATCATGAGTGCCACGCTGTACACCCGCGTCGATCAGGCGGCGTGGCGCAGCGAAAAACTGTTCGAGTACAACCTGCCGCGCCTTGTGGGGCAGGACGTTGCGAGCGCGTTTTCCTTCTAG